The following are from one region of the Rissa tridactyla isolate bRisTri1 chromosome 10, bRisTri1.patW.cur.20221130, whole genome shotgun sequence genome:
- the GPX1 gene encoding glutathione peroxidase 1, with protein AGRCGGAGAAARAELAMAAAGAGAAALAALAARPLGAAEPLSLGSLRGKVLLVANVASLUGTTTRDFLQLNELQRRYGPRGLQVLGFPCNQFGHQENAANEEILLSLEHVRPGNGYKPNFIMFEKCEVNGKNAHPLFTFLKEALPFPHDDPSSLMTNPQYIIWSPVCRNDISWNFEKFLIGPDGVPFKRYSRHFETIKIQDDIELLLQKVPKNALE; from the exons gcggggcggtgcggcggggccggggcggccgcgcgggcagagctggccatggcggcggcgggagcgggcgcggcggcgctggcggcgctGGCGGCGCGGCCGCTGGGCGCGGCGGAGCCGCTGTCGCTGGGCTCGCTGCGCGggaaggtgctgctggtggccaACGTGGCGTCGCTCTGAGGCACCACCACCCGCGACTTCCTGCAGCTCAACGAGCTGCAGCGGCGGTACGGGCCCCGCGGGCTGCAGGTCCTCGGCTTCCCCTGCAACCAGTTCGGACACCAG GAAAATGCCGCCAACGAGGAGATCCTGCTCTCGCTGGAGCACGTCCGTCCCGGCAACGGGTACAAGCCCAATTTCATCATGTTCGAGAAGTGCGAGGTGAACGGGAAGAACGCGCACCCCCTCTTCACCTTCCTGAAAGAGGCGCTGCCCTTCCCGCACGACGACCCCTCCTCGCTGATGACCAACCCCCAGTACATCATCTGGTCCCCCGTCTGCCGCAACGACATCTCCTGGAACTTTGAGAAGTTCCTTATCGGCCCCGACGGCGTGCCCTTCAAGCGCTACAGCCGGCACTTCGAAACCATCAAGATCCAGGATGATATCGAATTGCTTCTGCAGAAGGTTCCCAAAAATGCTCTCGAATAA
- the USP4 gene encoding ubiquitin carboxyl-terminal hydrolase 4 isoform X10 produces MRTRADIRPRRGLRTDMAAVEGGGGGARPETTVQRAELGPLLATALRPGESWYLVDSRWFKQWKKYVGFDSWDMFGAGDPSLFPGPIDNSGLFGDPETQSLKEHLIDELDYVLVPTEAWNKLVTWYGCMDGQQPIVRKVVEYGLFVKHYKVEVYLLELKLCESSDPDNVISCHFSKADTVATIEKEMRKLFNIPAEKETRLWNRYTSNTYEQLSKLDSTVQDAGLYQGQVILIEVKNEDGTWPGQHFLANLVG; encoded by the exons ATGCGTACGCGGGCCGACATCCGCCCGCGACGGGGCTTGCGCACCGACATGGCGGCGGTCgagggtggcggcggcggggcgcggccggAGACGACGGTGCAACGGGCTGAGCTGGGGCCGCTGCTGGCCACGGCCCTGAGGCCGGGAGAATCTTG GTACCTGGTGGACAGCCGGTGGTTCAAGCAGTGGAAGAAGTACGTAGGCTTCGACAGCTGGGATATGTTCGGCGCCGGCGATCCCAGCCTCTTCCCCGGGCCCATCGACAACTCGGGTCTCTTCGGCG ATCCAGAAACTCAGAGTTTAAAAGAACACCTCATTGATGAGCTGGATTACGTATTGGTTCCCACCGAAGCCTGGAATAAACTAGTAACGTGGTATGGCTGCATGGATGGACAACAGCCTATTGTGAGAAAA GTAGTGGAATATGGTCTGTTTGTGAAGCACTATAAGGTTGAAGTTTATCTTCTTGAGCTGAAGCTGTGCGAGAGCAGTGATCCTGACAATGTAATTAGCTGCCACTTTAGCAAAGCAGATACTGTTG CTACCAtcgagaaagaaatgagaaaactatTTAATATCCCAGCTGAGAAGGAAACTAGGTTATGGAACAGGTATACAAGTAACACTTACGAGCAGCTCAGCAAGCTGGATAGCACTGTGCAAGATGCAGGGCTCTATCAGGGTCAG GTTATTCTaatagaagtgaaaaatgaagatGGCACGTGGCCTGGACAGCATTTCCTGGCAAA TCTTGTAGGTTAA